Part of the Molothrus ater isolate BHLD 08-10-18 breed brown headed cowbird chromosome 9, BPBGC_Mater_1.1, whole genome shotgun sequence genome is shown below.
AGTGCTTCCTAGATCCTCCCAGCCCAAGCTGTCTTTGCTGCAACACTACCTCTGAGCACAGGAGGCTGGTGTCCCTCTCTGTCCTACACTTGTAGACCTCTGCTGTTTACCCCGGGAGGATTTTCCTTTATCACAGACTCCTACATCACCTCCTATTTCCATCCTCCATCCTGCTACATGCCCATGGGTAGGTGTGTTGTCCTTCCCATGCTGCTCCCCCATGATTCAGTTTGGAAGAGAACCTGTAAGTGAGTGCTGACCTCATGGCCCATCTTCCCATTGCCAATTCTCAGTGGGACGTGACGGCCTTCTGGCatttccctgccctttcccaATGCTTCCCCATAAATCATGACTACGTCCAGAGGAAGCAGCCTCTGAAATGACTCAGGGGATGGAGGTGTGCCTTTTGTTTCAGGAGACagtctctgctctccctgttcccCCTCTGCTGCAGTTACATCCTGTCTAGTTCCCTGAAGAAGACAAGATCTGAAGGGATAAAGCTTGGAGCATTACCTCTGATGGATCGTGAACCCACTGGCCATCCACAAAAAATTTGTACTGGTGCTCTCCTTCTGGAAGGTCCAGGATAGCAACAAAGTCAttgtggctgtgcagagagaACAGATGTGCAAAGGCATCAGCCTGTTGATGCTCTGAATGCTGCTCTTCCATGGGGCCCTAGGaaccagcactgcccagcccctctACCCCTCATGCAGGGTCAGACTTGCTCATCATCAGTGACCCAAGGCATGGCCACGACAGGCACCAGCATTCCAATGCTCCTTTGAGCATTCCATGGCTCAAAGCCCTGGCATTCCAGCTGCAAGTGCCAGTCCCGCCCTCTGTGCCCCGAGAAAGTGGAGGTGACAGACACCCTGCGCAAGACAGGCTACGAAGAACACGTGGGCAaagctcctgccctgtgctggcacagcaggacaagAGCAAGTGGGACAGCTCTGTTTGTCAAATCTGAAATTGAGATAAACTCATTCCAGATTAATTGCTAGAGTCCTACATGAGCTTCCATGTAAGTCACAGATGTGCTGCAGAACAGTGAGAACATCATTAGGGCAGGAAGATATGTGAGGGACAAACAACTAACACCCACTGGCAGCCATACAACTAGGCATGGGCTAATGCTGCAGCCAAGGGAAGAGCTGACAGCTTCCAGAGGGCTGCTGCAtacctgggcagggctctgctgccagcactggctgctgtgtgACATCCAGCTGGGCAAGCAAAGTGGcccatcccatcctgtccctgtttCACAacttcccactgtccctgcagcaccatgcagggatggagctgacTATGTATTTGCCTCAGACCCACAGCTTGAGTGAGCAGAGAAAAGCCaagagagcaaaggaaaatgttctctgctctggagcagacATGAACATAGAGTAAATGACTTGAGGGACTGGCTACCTCTTGATGAGTGGGATCTTGGTGCTCCAGTTGTTGAAGGATCCGGAGATGAAGACCTCCTTGCCTCCATCAGCCCAGCGTATGACAGTGGGACGAGCCTGTTGGGATGGTTTCACTGACTCCTCCAGGTCTGGCTGCCATGACACAAACTCCTTGTCCCCAGGAATCTGGGCAAAGAAAACCAGAGAGATGTGACCGAATGAACACATTCACACAGCTGGCCTCTACCAGCCACACACAGGAGCACCACAGAGCTCCTCCAggcccccagctccccagagaCGCCTGGCAcggctggaagcacagccccacacacagGCAGTGTGCTGAGGCTctggagggcaggcagggaaggcagcagccagcccctaCCTTGGAGTCGTGGGAGCTGAAGACGCTGGGGTCGTCGGTGCTGCCCACCATGATCTTGTGCGGGTGCTCCTTGGCGGGGTGGGAGGCACCGGAGCCGTCGGAGCGCTGGGACTTGGAGCCATGGCGCTCCCCTGACACCCGCTCGCTGGTGGTGTTCCCCATGgcccctcagcagcccctggcagggacacacaACAACACTCTGCCTTTGCCCACGGCCCTGGCAGCAAGGAGAGGAGCAAAAGAGCCGTCTCCCAAATGTTCTTTGCCAGTGGAGATGAACAGCAACCCTAAAAAAGGCCCCAAGTTCATTTCCACTACCAAGTTTGGGAGCTGAATGGGAATGCAACAAACAAACAGCTTGACCTAATTATAGCCACATCCTTAAAACCATAACTCTAGCTAAGCTGGTAATTGTTAAGACTCCAAAACCAATACGACTTCACCTGTGTCCCACATCAACCCTTGGCACCCAAGAGAGTAGAGCTGATGGGAAAAATAAAGCCAACCTTTATTGTCAAATCAACTGCCTGGTGTTAACAGAGCCTCTTTCACAGTCCTGCAGTCAGCTCTACAGACAACCCAGCAAGAAAACAGCCAGGGAGTGAAAGTAGCAGCTGTTTTACAGCTCCCAACAAGTCTCCGAGAGCTCGCAGGCAGAAGAGCAGAGCCTTGTGCCTGCAAAGGCGACAGGGAGCATTTAAAGTGTCCGAATGGAATCGCCCAGGCTGGAGCTTGTCCAAGGAGCAGGGCTAATGCTGTGGTGTCTGCAAAAagctcagctctcagcagcaTTCACTTATGATTCACCAGGCAAGTCACCGtgtcagctgcagcacagcacagcacagcacagcaaggaggaCCATTTGTTGTCACCTAGCCAGcacctgcccagctctctgcagggacACGGTGAGGGAAGGGCCCTGGCCACCTCagtgtccctctgcagctggagatggCCCCCATGCCCAATCTCACCCAGCgcagagaaagcaaaacacaaCTGACCAAGCCATGAACAACCACACGCCTTTTAGGATAAACAACAAAGTCACTGCAAGCTACACAGGACTCTTCAGGCCTTACCCTCTTTCCAGGAGCTGAGATGGACTGGGGTTTTTGCCCACTTCCAGGCTTATTTTGCAGCTTTCAGCTTACTGTGGGATCTGCAGAGCAAGCAAGGGGACAGCCAGCCTTGCTTCATGTGCTCACTTGTGACATTTGGAGGTTTGTTTAAAAGATCAAGTTATATGAAAGGTGCCAAGTGAGGCTGCCAGCCAAAGCCAGGCTTTAGAACATTATGGAGCAATTACTACAGTATTTCTTAAATCCTGAGGGCTAAAAGACAGCTCATGTGGGCAGCTAAGCCATACCCTCACCCCTCTCAGTGCAGATCAAGTACACCTGAAGATCCAGGTCAAATGAGCTGCACCTCTTGCTCTGACAtctttcccctctgctctgcagaggctcAGACAGCTCCTCACAAAAACTGCTCCTGTACCACCAGACCTGCTGCTGAGGAGTTTCCTCTCCAGTATCTCCACTGAGGCTCCCTTACTTCTCATCTATAGGGAGGAAGGTGGGAAAGGCTCAACTTCCCTTGTAGCAGGACAGACCTGGGAGATATGTGCAGATGTTACCAGGTGTGAAgcttccctttctcttctctaAAAGTATTCCAGTCCCTCTGTCCCTTACAGGTTACGCTCTCCAAACAATCCCTGAGGTTTATCCCAGGTTCCTGTCTGGCGTGTGCCATCTGCATCCCCTgcatcacacacacaggcaccCGGCCTGTGTCAGGACAGGTCTTTGTGCACAGCCTGAAATACCTGGCTTTGCTGAATTAACTTTTACAGCTCAAACCCTCCTGCATCCAGGCCAGCCCTTGTAGCACAGGGAGATGGTGTGACACAGGTACACCCAAGTCAAGGATAGAAATGCTGCCCacaccacagccccagcaaACCTCCACAACATCTCCGTACATCCCAGTCTGGCAGCgagcccctgcctgcctgccccatCACCAGGGCCCTTCggctccagccagccccagcttctcATGTGGAAAACAACATGTGAATTACACCCATTCCCCTCCCCGGGATGTGCCACCCTTGCTGCCTCCCACCCGGCCAGTGACCGCACTGGGAAGCACTGGCAGGCAGCCCGAAGGGGCTTCTGCaagagggatgggatggggtcTGTCCGGGAGCACCGGGAGCACTGGCAGGCATTcattcccagggctctgagggagggatggggtCTGTCCGGGAGCACCGGCAGGCATTCATTCCCGGGGGCTctgagggagggatggggtCCAGCATCTCGCCGGGCTGACACCACCCGGGGAAGCCGGATCCGCCCGGACTCTCCCTCTTTCGGAGACGGGaaccagagctgagccctgagctcGCCGTAAGGTTAAGGGGATGAGCTGGGTAAGCGGGGGCGGAAAATCTGCCTCcgagcaggcagggctggggctggggctctgctcgGCGGAGGCGGTGGCGGGGCTGTCACGGCGGGCTCGGCCCACGGGCAGCCGCGGGTCTGCCGAGGCCCGGGGGAGGAGCGGGACACACCGGCAGGGCCGGGCCCTCCCGAGGGGCTGCCAGACGGGGTCTGCCCGCTGCGGGGTCCAGGACACCGCTACACCGCGGGGACGCGCGGCCACGCCTCACCCACCGCCTCCCGCAGCGGCGCCCGGGGAGCCGACACCCTCACCCCCACCCGTGACACCCGCCCCGCCGTccccgggcccgggcccggcccgaCCCCAcctgccgctgccgccgccgccgccccgctctCCGCCTCCGTCCAAGATGGCGCCACCCCCCGCCGGCCGCTGCGGGGCGCTCTGacccgcccccgccgcgctccgcggccgcgccccgcccccgacccgcggccccgccgccgggcaCCCGCCATGTTTGCTGCGGGCGGCCGGCCCGCCGCTGGCACGggcgcgcggggcgggggccgcgTCGCCTCAGCGGCCGGCGGCCATGTCTGCTGCGGGCCGGGCTGAGGGGGCTGCGGGGTACCGGCGGGACCCCCAGGATGGAGCTCAGACTGACGCAGCCAGGCACTGTGCTGTCCGGTCCCCGCGGCACGGAGACAAGCTTTATTGCCTTTTCCCGAGGCCCCCGCTTGGGCACGTTCCCAGTTCCTCCACCACCTCTGTGACCTAACCCATAGATAGAGCTCGTGGGGCTGCCGAGCCAGGACTtagggagctgctcccagagcagcccgTGAGCAGACTCGGTGGTATCACAGAGGGAAAGCGCAATAGACCAGCCTGCACCTTCAAGGAACGGCTCCCTCCGTGCTCCGGCGCAGCTAGCGAGGGAAAGCccaagggaaaaggagaagactGCCGGCAGCACCCGCTGTCTCCTTCCCTTTAGGCTAAGCAGAGAGCGAGACGTAGACGAGG
Proteins encoded:
- the PRKAB2 gene encoding 5'-AMP-activated protein kinase subunit beta-2 isoform X1, with product MGNTTSERVSGERHGSKSQRSDGSGASHPAKEHPHKIMVGSTDDPSVFSSHDSKIPGDKEFVSWQPDLEESVKPSQQARPTVIRWADGGKEVFISGSFNNWSTKIPLIKSHNDFVAILDLPEGEHQYKFFVDGQWVHDPSEPVVTSQMGTINNLIHVKKSDFEVFDALKVDSLESSETSGRDLSSSPPGPYGQEMYVYRPEERFKSPPILPPHLLQVILNKDTNISCDPALLPEPNHVMLNHLYALSIKDGVMVLSATHRYKKKYVTTLLYKPI
- the PRKAB2 gene encoding 5'-AMP-activated protein kinase subunit beta-2 isoform X2, which codes for MGNTTSERVSGERHGSKSQRSDGSGASHPAKEHPHKIMVGSTDDPSVFSSHDSKIPGDKEFVSWQPDLEESVKPSQQARPTVIRWADGGKEVFISGSFNNWSTKIPLIKSHNDFVAILDLPEGEHQYKFFVDGQWVHDPSEPVVTSQMGTINNLIHVKKSDFEVFDALKVDSLESSETSDLSSSPPGPYGQEMYVYRPEERFKSPPILPPHLLQVILNKDTNISCDPALLPEPNHVMLNHLYALSIKDGVMVLSATHRYKKKYVTTLLYKPI